Proteins from one Elgaria multicarinata webbii isolate HBS135686 ecotype San Diego chromosome 3, rElgMul1.1.pri, whole genome shotgun sequence genomic window:
- the BTBD17 gene encoding BTB/POZ domain-containing protein 17 has protein sequence MAKGIGVRQAAPRRWACSFAALSLLCLAVQAVQKADLSGEPTVATINHSLSLLQRLQELLHNGNASDITLRVRTAGSDEIKVFHTHQLMLSLQSEIFESLLHNQTVLTLHEPPDAAALFEKFIRYLYCGEISILLHQAIPLHRLASKYRILSLQRGVAEYMKGHLASESNQGHVVGWYHYAVRIGDEALQESCLQFLAWNLSAVMSSAEWASVSVDLLLLLLERSDLVLQTELELYTAVEEWVATHQPEDPIVEKMLRSLRYPMISPSHLFHLQKQSPVMVKHYSAVQDLLFQAFQFHSASPIHFAKYFDVNCSMFLPRNYLSTSWGSQWIINNPARDDRSTSFQTQLGPSNHDSAKRVTWNVLFSPRWLPVSLRPVYSDSVSGAIQSIRIEDGRPRLVITPATTSSDFAGVSFQKTILVGVRQQGKVFVKHAYSFHQSTDEVPDFLLHADLQKRTSEYLIDNSLHLHIIVKPVYHSLIKVKK, from the exons ATGGCTAAAGGGATAGGGGTCCGGCAGGCCGCCCCCAGGCGATGGGCCTGCTCCTTCGCTGCTCTGTCACTGCTGTGCCTAGCTGTccaagcag TCCAGAAGGCGGACCTCAGCGGAGAGCCCACGGTGGCTACCATCAACCACTCCCTGTCCTTGCTGCAGCGGCTGCAAGAGCTCCTGCACAACGGGAACGCCAGCGACATCACCCTGCGGGTGCGCACGGCTGGCTCGGATGAAATCAAGGTCTTTCACACCCACCAGCTGATGCTCAGCTTGCAAAGTGAAATCTTCGAGAGCCTCCTGCACAACCAAACGGTGCTCACCTTGCACGAGCCGCCTGACGCTGCAGCCCTTTTTGAAAAGTTCATCAG GTACCTATACTGTGGTGAGATCTCCATACTCCTCCATCAAGCCATCCCTCTTCACCGGCTAGCCAGCAAATATCGCATTTTGAGCTTGCAGCGAGGGGTGGCCGAGTACATGAAGGGCCACCTGGCCAGTGAGTCAAACCAGGGCCATGTGGTGGGCTGGTACCACTACGCCGTGAGGATTGGTGACGAGGCTCTCCAGGAGAGCTGTCTCCAGTTCCTGGCCTGGAACCTCTCTGCTGTGATGAGCAGTGCTGAATGGGCCTCGGTGAGCGTAGATCTGCTATTGCTGTTGCTTGAACGGTCCGACCTGGTTCTGCAGACTGAGCTGGAGCTATACACAGCAGTAGAGGAATGGGTCGCCACACACCAGCCAGAGGACCCCATAGTAGAGAAGATGCTGAGATCCCTGCGCTACCCTATGATTTCTCCCAGCCACCTTTTCCACCTGCAGAAGCAGTCTCCAGTGATGGTCAAGCACTACAGCGCTGTGCAAGACCTGCTCTTCCAAGCTTTCCAGTTCCACTCTGCTTCTCCGATCCACTTTGCCAAATACTTTGATGTCAACTGTAGCATGTTCCTGCCCCGCAACTACCTCTCCACCTCCTGGGGCTCCCAATGGATCATTAACAACCCAGCCCGCGATGACCGCAGTACCAGTTTCCAAACCCAGTTGGGACCCAGCAACCATGATTCTGCCAAACGGGTGACTTGGAACGTCCTCTTCTCCCCACGTTGGCTTCCGGTCAGCCTGCGCCCCGTCTACTCTGACTCCGTCTCTGGGGCCATCCAATCAATCCGGATTGAGGATGGGCGCCCTCGCCTGGTCATCACTCCAGCCACCACAAGCTCTGACTTTGCTGGCGTCAGTTTCCAGAAGACCATCCTGGTGGGTGTGAGGCAGCAGGGCAAAGTCTTCGTCAAACATGCCTACAGCTTCCACCAGAGCACAGACGAAGTACCCGATTTCCTGCTCCATGCCGACTTGCAGAAGCGCACCTCCGAATACCTCATCGATAACTCTCTGCACCTGCATATCATCGTCAAGCCGGTCTACCATTCTCTAATCAAGGTCAAGAAGTAG